The genomic stretch CCTATCTTGCCAAGCGCCATTCCATTCCGGATGACCTGCTGCAAAACATCAGCGGAATCGAAGCTCTAGTGCAGGCAGTCGCGAATTGAGGCTCGGATTTTGAAGGTCGAGTTGCTGTCCGGAATCGAACGATCCCCTGTTGATTCCGGTCAGGGCCATTCTCTGCACCCTCACTGAATCAATAACTTAGAAATGACGTCTCATGGACGAGGGCGTGCATTCAGTAGCTCGAATATTTGTCTTTAATCCTCCAAGGAGTCTCATGGACAGCTTTCTCCAGGACATTCGTTTCGCGCTGCGCCAACTGACCAAGTCGCCAGCCTTCACGCTTACGGCGGTGGCAACGCTGGCGCTGGGCATCGGCGCGAACACGGCGATCTATAGCCTGCTCGATCAAGTCATGCTGCGCAGCTTGCCGGTGCAACATCCGGAACAGTTGGTGAGGCTGAACGCCACGGGCAGCGATCGCGGACGCACGAGCGCCTACGGAGGAAGCGACAAAGACTATTTCTCCTACCCGATGTACCGAGACATTCGCGACAAGAACACGGTGTTTAACGGCGTGCTCGCGACCGACCAGGTTCAAGTCGGCATACAGTGGCGCAACCAACCCGAACTCGTGAACGGCGAACTGGTTTCGGGAAACTACTTCGATGTTCTGGGCATAAAACCTGCGATCGGCCGGCTATTCGTGCAGTCCGATGATGAGGTGCAGGAGCGCAATCCCGTCGTCGTACTCAGCTTCGGATATTGGGAGCGACGCTTCGGTTCCGACCCGCGCGTCGTGAACGACAGCATCCTCATCAATGGCCATCCGTTCACCGTAGTCGGCGTGGCTCCGCCGAACTTCAGGAGCATCGTCGTTGGCCAGGCGCCGGATGTCTTTACGCCAATGATGATGAAGCCGCAGATCACGCCGGGATGGAACGATCTCGACAATCGCCGCTCGCGCTGGCTCAACATCTTCGGTCGTCTCAAACCGGGAATCACAGCAGAACAGGCGCAGGTTGGGCTCGCGCCGCTCTGGCACTCAATCCGCGAAGACGAACTCAAGGCGATGCCGAACGCCACTCCGAAGTTCCGTCAGGGATTCCTCGATAAATCGCATCTCGACCTGATTCCTTCCGCCACCGGCTTTTCGCCGGTTCGCGACCAAATTGGAACGCCGCTCCTCATTGTCATGGCCATGGTTGGCCTGGTGGTACTGATCGCATGCGCCAATATCGCTGGACTGCTGCTGGTGCGCGCTGTCGGACGTATTCGCGAGATGTCGGTTCGCTACGCTCTCGGAGCCTCGCGTATGCGCGTAGTGCAGCAACTGCTGATCGAGGGCGTTGTGCTGGGGCTTTCAGGCGGAATTCTCGGTATCGTACTCGCGCCGGTGATCGCTCAATTGTTGTTAAACAAGCTGTTCACCGATTCGGTCGGCCAGATTCCCTTCTCGTCGGGGCTCGATTCCCGGATTCTGCTGTTCAACTTCGGAGTGTCGATTGCAGTCGGACTGCTCTTCAGCCTGGCTCCGGCGCTGCAGTTCTGGCGTCCCAATTTGGTCCAGACACTGAAAGAGCAGCTTACGACTTCGAGCGGCGGCCAGCTTCGTTTGCGCCGTGGCTTTGTTGCGGTGCAAATGGGACTCAGCCTCTTGCTGCTCTTCGGAGCGGGGCTGTTCGTACGCACGTTGCACAACCTGAAGAACGTGGACGTGGGCTTCGCTACCGATCATCTGGTCACGTTTGGAGTTGCGCCGGGCATGGCCGGATACCGGCCAGAGTTGAATCCTCAGCTCTACAAAACCATCGACGACAGGCTTTCAGCTCTTCCCGGCGTGCGCTCGGCTGCGGCAACCAGCGATCCCGAATTGGCCGGCAATGATGAGCGCAGCAGCATCGGCATTCCGGGCTACACTCCGGGCGAGAACGAGCGAATGAATGTTGAGTGGGAGCAAATCAGCACAAAATATTTCGAGACGCTGAAGATCCCACTGGTCGCAGGCCGAGACATTACCGAACAGGACGGCACGGGCGCAAAGGTTGCGCTGGTGAATGAAAGCTTTGCCAAACGCTATTTCGGCGACGCACAGCGCGCGATCGGCCGCAATTTCGCTCGCGGGGGTGCTCCGGAGGACAAACCCGAATATCAGATTATCGGGGTCGTCAAAGACTCCAAGCATGGAACCCTGCGCTCGGAAATTCAGCCGACCGTCTTCGCTCCGTATTG from Terriglobales bacterium encodes the following:
- a CDS encoding ABC transporter permease is translated as MDSFLQDIRFALRQLTKSPAFTLTAVATLALGIGANTAIYSLLDQVMLRSLPVQHPEQLVRLNATGSDRGRTSAYGGSDKDYFSYPMYRDIRDKNTVFNGVLATDQVQVGIQWRNQPELVNGELVSGNYFDVLGIKPAIGRLFVQSDDEVQERNPVVVLSFGYWERRFGSDPRVVNDSILINGHPFTVVGVAPPNFRSIVVGQAPDVFTPMMMKPQITPGWNDLDNRRSRWLNIFGRLKPGITAEQAQVGLAPLWHSIREDELKAMPNATPKFRQGFLDKSHLDLIPSATGFSPVRDQIGTPLLIVMAMVGLVVLIACANIAGLLLVRAVGRIREMSVRYALGASRMRVVQQLLIEGVVLGLSGGILGIVLAPVIAQLLLNKLFTDSVGQIPFSSGLDSRILLFNFGVSIAVGLLFSLAPALQFWRPNLVQTLKEQLTTSSGGQLRLRRGFVAVQMGLSLLLLFGAGLFVRTLHNLKNVDVGFATDHLVTFGVAPGMAGYRPELNPQLYKTIDDRLSALPGVRSAAATSDPELAGNDERSSIGIPGYTPGENERMNVEWEQISTKYFETLKIPLVAGRDITEQDGTGAKVALVNESFAKRYFGDAQRAIGRNFARGGAPEDKPEYQIIGVVKDSKHGTLRSEIQPTVFAPYWQPDVRRELGFMQFYIRTWQPPDQAMNTVRSAMQNLDSKLVLISLQTMDTQIESDVTNESIIAFLAISFGILASFLSAVGLYGVLSFSITQRTREIGIRMALGASRRSVVGMIMREVLWLAGISIVVAVPAAILLGRYLGSQLYGVSHTDPFTLACVVVLVSLVALIAATIPARRAAGVNPTKALRYE